Proteins from a single region of Apium graveolens cultivar Ventura chromosome 7, ASM990537v1, whole genome shotgun sequence:
- the LOC141674564 gene encoding uncharacterized protein LOC141674564 yields MHGGSTCYWATRACFNCGKKGHTIRDCQMPPKKPWDRKDQGEKSNQKTSGRVFSITAKDAASTPGTISGSLSVGNGNAIVLFDTGATHSFVSTSYAKQLDIASTALISDFSVGTPMGVTILVNSQYLNCVVRVDDRELLVDLLPIQMRDFDIILGMDWLERHKATDQEKE; encoded by the coding sequence ATGCATGGAGGAAGCACTTGTTATTGGGCTACTAGAGCATGCTTCAATTGTGGAAAGAAGGGTCACACTATTCGAGACTGTCAGATGCCACCAAAGAAGCCTTGGGATCGTAAGGATCAGGGAGAGAAAAGCAACCAGAAGACTTCCGGTCGTGTGTTTTCCATCACTGCAAAAGATGCTGCAAGTACTCCAGGTACCATTTCAGGATCACTTTCTGTCGGTAATGGAAATGCTATAGTCTTATTTGATACTGGAGCTACACATTCATTTGTCTCTACATCTTATGCTAAACAATTAGACATTGCATCCACTGCACTTATATCGGATTTTTCTGTTGGCACTCCTATGGGTGTAACTATACTTGTAAATTCTCAGTATCTTAATTGTGTAGTTAGAGTAGATGATAGAGAACTACTTGTAGATCTCTTACCTATTCAGATGAGGGACTTTGATATCATACTGGGGATGGATTGGCTGGAGCGACACAAAGCTACAGACCAGGAAAAAGAATAA